CAGAATAGAAATACTCCATATATGAGTGACAATCACCTTGAAAGAGTTAGGTAAAGTGATATTCAAAAGTACAGGAAGTGGAGTTAGAAACACGAAAGAATTAGGATCAAAACACATATGCTCTGAGGCACCTGAATCAATGATCAAGGTGTCTGATTTCAGACTAGTAAATACTGAACCTGAGTATTTTAGAATAGTACCAGCAACTGCATTAGCATTGATTCCTGTATTTCCTGCATGTGCTAACTTTTCCTGCTTATATATGTGCATCATTTCTGCAATTTGTTCCTTGCTGAGTTGCTGTTCAAAATTACTGCTGTTGAGTTTAGTGCTTTGTCCTGTTGAATTCTCATGTTCCTCATGTGTTAGGACTacatttcccttaatttgattctaATAGCCTTTGTGATTGGTGAACTCAAAATCTTCTGAAAAATCCAATAATTTTATGGTAGTCCTCTTGTGTATACCCTGTTTTTTCACAGTAAGTACAAGACACATTTGGATTGTACTTCTTTTTCCCTTTAAACCTTTGATGAGGTTTAACAAACTTTTGTCCTAAGTTGTTATATTTGGGTGCTATGGCTGCTCCTCTTTGTGTTTTGGTTTCTAAGTTTATGATAATTCTTCCCTGTCCTGTGATCATAAAAGCTGCAAAATCAGCTAGAAGTTATGCATTAGGCAGTCCCAAAGCTCTTTTGCAGTTTTGGAGTATATCACACTGTGTGAAATATCCTTTGAGAGAGATTTAGGATCCAAGAGATGACCATGTCATTCACACAGCTCCATTGTTCATGCTCTGGAGATTTCAGATCCGGAGATTGACAGGCTCCATTGATGAAACCAAGTATCTTCTTGGCTGACAAAGACAAGAGAATAGATCTCCTCTACCCTGGGTATCCTCCTCCATCAAACATAGTGTTGACTAGAGTTATTCTAGGTGAATCGGAGTTGTTGAGATGACAGGGGTGATTGACATCATAGCTGACTGGTTTTGCAACATTGCTTGTATCACCAGTAGATGTGGTGGTTGTTTCAGGCATTTCAGGTTACTGATCTTGATGATGAATCTGATGTAAATGAATTTGATGGTTGGACTATTGGATCGAGcttactgctctgataccatgtacgcaattgaaaaagaaatctaattgaattttttttttgtgtattCATTACTTtgtacgtgtatatatatatacacacttgcATCTGAAAATAAAGAATAACAAAAGAAAGAGACTATGTACAGTTGTCCCACTCGGATTTTTCCGGCAATAACATAAATATTCTATTTCTACAACAAACTATATTCCCTCACATGTTAGTCACGTAAGGGAAGAAAGCTTCTAGTATCAATTTTATCATATGGTGTATATTTGATCTATCATAAACTCATCCAAGGGCTGTGACTCGTCCACGTGTCCCAAACATTGAGCTGAGTATAACTTGGGTTATATCGAACTCAACACTTGGTCGGAATAGACACGACTTCTaggtcttcttcctcttcttcaccCTTTTTCTCTATCTCTAAGCAAATCTCCATTAATCTAATTAGAATTAGGATGGGGTTTCTTCTTCCCAATAAATTTATCACTTAATCATGATAAATTAATATGAGTTGATGCAAACACCAAATACAGTTAAGTTTTTACCATGTATCTAGGTTCCGGTaagaaaataagttatacattcaCGAATGTAAGTTAGATCCATTAATTATTAATTATACTTAACAAGCACAGTTAGGGActtgacaaggtgggttgctctgatggtaagcgccctccacttccaaccaagaggttgtgagttcgagtcaccccaagaaaggtgggagttcttggagggaaggatgccgggggtctattggaaacagcctctctacctcagggtaggggtaaggtctgcgtacacactgccCTCCCTAGaccctactagtgggattatactgggttgttattgttgttgttgtaagcacaGTTAGGGACACAATTATCTGATTCATATCCTTTCTTACATAATTATGTGATATGTGCATGGAGAATATATTTAATCGAATTTTGCCACCATTAACGACGAAACTGGAACAATCTTGGTTTGATGATTTAATTAGAGGACAGCTTTTAAAACTTTTAACGGGCCACGTGTTCAGTGGaagacttatttatttatctAATTTGTAAAATACGGGGATGTGGGTTGGAATTAGTTGGAAgaatgaaaaatatatattacgCCAAACTACTAAATGCTTTTGATGAGACAAATTAAcaggttttaaaaaaaattatcttctgTAAATATTATTGATAAGGATAGACAAATCTTGTTGGAAGGCATGGCTTTGCACAGTGCGAAATTAAATTATTCAAAGACGTAATTATAATTGGGGGAACATGTGTTGTGCGTTGAATTTTgataagaaaaaggaagaaattaGTTGTGATTCTATGCATCCGATCTTAAAAGATATATTGTGATATCATATTTCTTATTTTAGAATTTAAACGGTGCACCAATTAATATAAATTCTGTCTTTACACATATCATTGCATCATCGGCATCTGATTGATACATTAAATTTGTTAGTACGTCTTAGCTAGAGTAAGATTGTATCTACTATCTATGCAGGAAATTAATAATGAAAactttatttaaaaaattaaaagttaagtTTTGCCCCCAATCCATGCAAAAAATTTAATAACATGATTCAAACAATTCGAATTTGTGATTTAAAgcaatttttgaattatttttgctACTATATTAATGAAAACTTTCTTTGTGCCACTACAAAAAAAGAGgatatatttgaaataaaattatgACCAGTTTCACTATCTGAGTTACACAGTAACAGAACTACCTCCCTCTAGCTATATTGCTTGTAACTGGTCTTCAAAAGCAAGGTTGTCAAGAAAATACACATTAAACTTAACTCACAAACACAActagaataaaaaagaaatactGCCATTCGTTCAAAAATCTCTACACAAAAGTCTCTACTCAAATACAATTTTTCATCATCAAATACATATATTAAAAAAAACGGCTAAGGTCCAAATATATCCCTGTACTTTCAAAAATGGTTTAAAAATAcatctcgttatactattgggttatctatacccctgcagttatactttgggttcaaatatacccctcatttaaacggagggacacgtgtcatcgtcatgttggccaattctaaatatctcctaattaattaaaaagacccattacgcATACccgaaaattaattttctaaagcaatttttttttgtaaaaactgaaaaaaactaatttttttactaaaaactgaaaaaaacgaaaatatttttttctctagtttttacaaaaaaaactgctttaaaaaaaactgaattttgtaaaaaatgaaaaaaaaactcaaaagcaattaaaaactggaaaaaactaattGTTTTTTacctaaaaactggaaaaaaagaaattatttattttttcagtttttacaaaaacattgctttagaaaattgcttttcggttttgttttttagtttttacaaaaaaattgctttaaaaattatttttcagtttttttaaagaaatatttttttctaaaaactggaaaaaaatattttcgattttttcagtttttattaaaaaaaaacattcagttttttttcagtttttacaaaaatattattttagaaaattgcttttcagtttttgtttttctagtttttacaaaaacattgttttagaaaatatttttcaatttttttaaagcagtttttttttgtaaaatctggaacgttttttttaagtttttagtaaaaaaaattcagttttttcagtttttacaaaaaaaaaaattgctttagaaaattgcttttcgggtatgggtaatgagtctttttaattaattagaagatgtttagaattggccaacatgATGATAACACGTGTCCCTTGTATAGATAAcctaatagtataacgaggggtattcttagactatTTTTGAAAGTACAAGGGTATATTTGACACTTTGCCGTAAAAAAAAATATACGTGGGATTGAGATGAATATATGCCGGTTAGTCTTTAGCTATATAATTAAAAAACAGCCACCGTCATGGAATTTTAAATTTACAAGTAAAAATCCATGACACCAATTTGAAATATTACCCCTGTGAAGTGgctatttgtgaattttatccCAGGGGCTAAATATAGTTTACAGCCTATGGACTTATAAATTTCGTCTAAGTTGGATAACCTCCGGTCCAAATCCACAAAGTGGATAATTGATAGAAATGTGTAAAGAGTTGGTATTTAGGAATTAATGTAtcatgaattttaattttttaatttttcgggATCCTGAATTTAtgatttttagtttaatttttttGGACAAAATAAATAGTGATTAAAACGAATAATTTTAGCCGATGCTTTAAACGAAAATTTAGTTAGGAGTATGATTTTTTCTATTAGAAATATCCTATAGTTTTTGACACATTTTGTGGAATTGATGTTCTCGTTCTAAAACATCTCTTTAGTTTTTGATAATTGGTGATGTTCTTTTGGTAAAGTCATTCAATCCGTATTTCCCAATAAAGAAACCAAGGTGCAAAAATAGGAAGTAGTAGTAATACAAAGTTTAGCGCCTCGACAGTCTTGAACTAAAGATGATAAATGCCAAAATACCCAAATTCAAATCTTTGGTCCCGTTAAAAGAAACAGAAATTAACCACCTTTTATGGCCGCCAAAATTTTCTTCACTACCGTTAGCTCTACAACACTATATCAATTCCGACACTCCTATACACGGCCAAAAGATCCATTCCTACATTTTCAAAACTGGGTACAAACCCAATACCAATATATGCATCAAGCTTATAATACTTCATTTAAAATCTTCTTGCCTTTTCTATGCGCGCCAATTGTTCGACGAAATGCGTCAACCGACTCTCTCGGCTTATAATTACATGATTTCAGGCTATGTAAAACATGGGTTTGTCTTAGAGTCTTTTGATATGGTTAAAAAGTTGTGTCTTTCTGGTGAAACTCCAGATGCGTATACATTGTCAATGATCTTGAAAGGCTCCACTAGTAGCTATGCCGAGTCATATTCTCCTTATATTGGAAAACAGGTTCATGCCCAGATATTTAAATGCGTCATTGAAGGTGATGATGTGCTGTATACGGCGTTAGTTGACTCGTATGTGAAGAGCGGGAGGGTGGACTATGCGAGGAGAGTGTTTGATTTGATGTTGGAAAAGGATGTAGTTTGCTCGACGTCGTTGATAACAGGGTACATGAATCAGTGTTATATTGAGGATGCTGAAGATGTGTTTAGTAGAACGACAGAGAAAGATGTTGTGGTGTTCAATGCAATGATTGAAGGTTATAGCAAACAAGTTGAAAATGCTAAGAAGGCGATTGAGGTTTACATTGACATGCAACGTTTGGGTTTTAGGCCGAATATTTCTACTTTTGCAAGCATTATTGGGGCTTGTTCTGCTCTAGCAGAATTTGAAATTGGTCAACAAGTTCAAGGGCAGCTCATGAAGACTGAGTTAATTGAGCATGTAAAAATTGGAAGTGCTTTAATTGACATGTATTCTAAGTGTGGGTTGGTTGAGGATGCAAGAAGAGTCTTTAACTACATGCCTGAGAAGAATGTTTTCTCATGGACTTCCATGATTGACGGATACGGGAAAAATGGGTATCCTAATGAGGCACTTGAACTATTTAGTGTAATGCAAATAGATCATCTCATTGTTCCAAACTATGTTACATTTCTAAGTGCTCTCTCTGCATGTGCGCATTCTGGGCTAGTTGCTAAAGGAAGAGAGATTTTTGAAAGCATGGAGAGAGATTACTCTATGAAGCCGAGGATGGAGCATTATGCTTGCATGGTTGATATCTTGGGCCGCTCAGGGAGCTTAAATCAGGCCTTAGAGTTTGTAATTAATATGACTGAAAGGCCAGATTCTGATGTTTGGGCAGCTTTACTCAGTTCTTGTAGACTGCATGGAGATGTGGAATTGGCTAATTTAGCTGCCAATGAACTTTTCAAGCTGAGCAGTGGTAGTCGTCCAGGGGCATATGTTGCCCTATCTAATGCTCTGGCAGATGCTGGGAGATGGGACGGTGTAAGTGAACTTAGGGAGATTATGAAGATTAGAGGAATATCAAAAGGTACAGGCTTCAGTTGGGTTGGCGGTGATAGCAGCTTGAAAGCTTTCTTCGCAGAACAACATATTTAATTAAAGATAATAGTAGCATTCTTTCACTCAGTTAATCTGATGTCTTGCGCTTCTCATTATATACAGTTTAAATTCTCTAGACTCCTGGTAGTTCAGGTTACATTGTTGCCAATCCATACCCACCTATCCATGCCTGAACAGGATGATAGAAAATGGATATATGGCTAGTTGAAATAACCCAATGGAAAATATACCTATTCAGCTACATGGTTTGGCTTTCTTCACCCTTGGACAAGGATTCAAGTTCATATGCGTGAGTTTGTATTTATATCCTTCAAGAAAGCAATGCTTCTATCTTTTAAACTCAGGTTGAGGTCTTCCTATATTCATGCTCGCATGAGGAGTGAAGAGGAATAACTTGTTCACAGTCAGCCATACTTCAGAGTGTGCTAGTGAGAGAGCTGTCCACTTTCCGGAATTTATCAATCTAGATCCCCAAGGCACCCAAGAAGGTGTGTTTCGTTGATTGGTTGGTAACAAAGGTAGAGACATCGATAGCCGAGAATCTGAGGAAGAGGAGAATTATTTATATTAGATGTTCGGTCTTCATGTAGATCATCTTCTGCTGCATTGCCGGATGGCAGTGGCATTTGTGGTGGGTGGTCCTGAATTGGTTCGGTGTACAATGGATCATGCCAAGCATGTGAAGGAAACCCTGCAATAGAGGCGGAACTAGGTATAGGTAAGGGGTTTGTCTTAGACCATCTATCAATTGATGTGATAAACTTAAATCTTTTCTGGAGAACTTGACTTCTTGGAGAAATAACTCTCTACATTataggaaaaaatatattttttggatATCCCTATTTGTAACAAGAGATCTTTTTTTTAAGGGAAAAAATTTCTTTAATCAGATCCAGACATTGAtagagggtctatcggaaacagtttcTCTACCTCTccaggtaggagtaaggtctgcgtacacactaccctccccacaccccacctgtgggattatactgggtatgttgttgttgtagatcCAGACATTGATAAGTAAGGACTTAACATTATGCTGCAGTTCAGGACTTTGTGGAACTAAATTCTTAATCCTGTGCTATGCTTGGAAGTTGGAATGTGCTGTCTCATGATGTGAAGCTGTCAATAGCATGACGCTAAAGATTAGTTATACGTGTAAGGCCTCTTGCTTCATCATCGCTGGTACCATCAGAAGAATTCTGTATTAATACTTGTTGGATATAATGAACAGTCTAAACATTTTCTCACCTAGAATATTAATCTTGATTTACTAAAAAATTCTATTGGTAACTGGATGTTGTTGACTAACCGTTGTTCTATGCATGAATAGGGTCTCCGCAAAGGGTAGTGCTGTTATTAAAATACTGCTGGTTTGGCCTTGAAGTTATTCCTTTCTGCTTGTGAATTTCATACAAAATTATTGTCCGTAGAAGCTTTCTGCAGCTTATTGCTTCTGTTGTTATGTGCTTCCATAGAATAAGTACTTATAGATAGTTCATGTTATTCGTTGTTCATTGAAGGAGATGGAGTCAACATTGACAAGCCTCAAGGCTATGCAAGTGCTGGAGAAAATATTAGCAAATATTTAAAATGGGGACATAGGTTTTGATTAGCCAAAAGTAAAGAGTCAACTAGTGAGAAAAACTTATTGATTACActaaattcattttattgaaatagAGGTTCCGGCAAGTGGTGTAAAGTTTGGACAAAAGAATTAGTTGTAGTGATTAATGAGATGCTAACGCTTATTTAAGGGCTTAAAGAGGTTAAACCAGTTTAAGAGATTTATTCCTATTCTCTGACCCATTACTCCTTCCTTCCCTGCTCAATAATTTCTCCTGTTATTAAGCTTCATTTTAGATATTCTGGGTATGCTGCTTCTTTGGTTTGAGTAGCTAAGCTGATTAAGTGTGTGCAATTGAATGGCGAAGGTGTCTTTTGCAACTATCAAAAGTTGTGAATGTCTGTCTCCGACTTCAAGAGCAATTTCTGGAAAATAATTTCCACTCTCCAGCCAACACCAGAAAACATTTTCTAGAAAAGTATTTTCTGAAAAAATAAGTCATTTTCTGGAAAATGTCTTTCGTCCTGCCAAACATACTCATAATCTCAAGTTCTGCTTTATAGGTAGATATGTCAGTTGTTAACACATCAAAGAATATCAAATTCTACTGCTATTATTTGGGTACATCACACTTTTTGCACTGAATTGATATGTTTCTCCAATGTGATTTGATGAGTGAATGTTGTACTAGGAACAGTTTTTCACTAGAATTTTCAGTCTTCTGTTAGCCACCTCAAGGGGAGGACACTGATGTAAAGGTTGCACTGATAATCAGTGCAAATTGTACGCTTGGTTTAATTTGCAGATTAGTGTATTTGACcattaaatattaggaaaatttaAATCAGGACTAGTAAAATAAGGTGCTAAGTGGCAAGTATCTTAATCTCAAATTTCGTCTTATAGGTAGAAATGACGAGAGTTTGAAGTTGCTCTTGCATCAATCTATGTCGAAGTCCAAGACTATTGTGTGGATGAAACTTTTACAATTGCATTTAAGAATGAATTGTTTGATTAAAATGATATTGGTCCTGTTATGGTTTTATGAGTGAATGGAGTACTAGGAGCAGTTCGTCGATACAAATAGTAAATCTCCCACTAGCCACCTTAAGGAATGGGAGGACACAGACAAAAGGCAATCGCGCAACCAAAACATAAGAAGCGGAAAAAAATTAAATCAAGCATCAGTCTGCTCTCTTGTTTGGTCTGTACTTATGATAAACTTGTTTTCCTTTACCTTGGGGGGTTGAGAAAGTTTTTGGACCATTCACCATTACTACTCCTTGAAAAAGATAATCCCTTTAGTAATCTTATAAAGATGATATAAAGGCTAGTTCTCCAACAAATGCTGGTGGGAGCCATTTGAAGTGGGGGTGTGAGTTCTGACCCTGATCGAGCACTCTTTTAAGTGCTGCTTTAGTATGCTAAAACTGGATTTCGATACTGCTCAAAAGATATGCCTGAGTTAACGTTATCTTTTGTCGATCATACTACGCTGTGGGACTTCTATAATTTATGTTGCTTTAGCTAAACCTTGATTCCTATTGTTTAAAGATTATGATTATAGGTTCTCTGTTCTATGAATAGACTAACCTCTATTTAATTTCTTAACATTGATTTGGTATCAGTGCTGCTATCTAATTCAAGTTCAGTATTTTGGCCTTTCAAAGTTGGTGCTAAAACAATGTTGATTGAGACAAGACAACTTCGGATGGCACCATTAACAAACTTATTTGTCGTTTTGATTTCTCCTAGTTTGTCAAATTTGTTTCCGATTGGAATGATCTGTCCGTTTACTGATTTAGCCCATTTTGCTCTGCTCATATTTAGGTAGGTTTCTTTAAAGATTGTGTATGACATGTCCTTTAACAAGAATAGCTTTCATTTGTGTTTGTGCTCATGAATTGTTTTGTATGCCTCCATATATTCCAGAAAAAAAGTTTAAATAATGCCTATGACTTGATAAACTGTGATTTAGTTGCTTGTGTGGTATCGAATAATCGGGTAAAGATAAGCTGTGATTTAGTTGCTTGTGTGGTATCGAATGATCGGGTAAAGACTAATCATACCTATTAGTGTTGACAGAAACTGAGAAATTCCGACAGGAATTTCCCATCCACAGATAAAGAAAGGGTGTAGAATgcatgtcataagaccattagcAGCTGCAAATCTAACAAAGCCACATGCAGGTTGCGGCTACATGGACGGAAATTTTTTATTTTCCCTCGTGTTTTTGGTAGTTAGAAGGATTTTACATTTTGCAGAACTGAATACAGATTGTCAATGTCACTTAATATCCAAGCTCCAAGTATCTTACATGGATTGATCCTCACCAGAAGATCTTGTATACACGGATCGTTACATAAATGAGGTAGCTGGGAAGTCCTATCAAGAAAATCCATCATTCCTGTTGTGCTGCCCCAGccgcagtggcggagccacatgcacccAAGGGGTATCAACTGTTTAGCtcggtatttttttttaaaatatgtatatatactatataatgacacccttgacttcttggtgagttagtttctttatattttgattcCCCTTAATAAAATTTCTGGCTTCGCCACTGCCCAGCCGGCCACAAGGTCTTGCATATCAGATTTCTAACAATGGAGCTTTCATCTTCAATCCCAGTTTCTAGTCACTATGCCATCTGTTTCATGGAGAAAACTTCTTGTTGGCCTCAAGGAACAGGTAACCATCCCCACACCTATGATATTAACCTTAGCATTGGAAAATATGAATATGTGATGgtcccattttcttaattttagtCCATAATAAGGACTACTATATTCAACCCCAGAAAACAGCCAGTATATGTGAAGTACCTTTTAAAACCCCTATTCATTCTTGATAGGACCATCATCATTTATGCCAAGGAGACAGGGTTAATCAACAATCATCTTTAAATTTTGCAAGTTGTCATTGAATTAAATATAGGGAAATTGGCTCTTCATATTTTTTTTGCGTAGACAACATTTCTACATCAATCTGATCTGACGGTGATGAGAGTTCTTTTGTGGATACCTTGTGTCTGGAGTAAGAATGAGCAAAGTCTTTTCTAGTCCCTTTACAGTATGTTTTATTAAGACTAATTGGGTCCATCATTGTTGCCAGATTTGATTATTTTCTTTTGTCAACTTTTAGCAAAATTATACTAACTAGGATTGATTTCTTTTGGTAAATACTTCCATACTTGTATATATTTGTATCAATAACTTAATGTTTTAAGTACTATTTTGCATCAAGTCCTTTGAAGCTCAGGCAATCCAGAAACAACTAGTAggaatattattttgtattttttttcctcTTATACAAACAACATAAGGAGAACGAACAGTTAGGAGTACAGGGGTTGCGATCACTGGTCTCCTAAATGACAACTGCTATGTTTAGAGGCGGGTGAGTATCATAGCAGACTTAATCGTTAGTCTCTTTTAGTAAAAACTTGTATGTTTTAGACCCATGCCAGTGGTCATGTAGGCAGTTGCAACTTGCAAATACAAAGTTTGCATCTATTGCCAGCGGCGGAGCTAGGATTTTCACTGAAGGGTGAGTCAAAATAGAAAGAAGTAGACCTATGAAGAAGCCAAGGGGTATCAATATGTAGTATATATACCATAATTTATTTTATCTAGCTACATAGTGTAATTGTTCGACGAAGGAGTGTCGATTAACACATGTTGAATACATGTGGCTCTGCCACTGCCTATTGCCTTTGGCCTGAACAGTGTACTGACATTGGCGTAATATCTTGGAACTGTTTGTGCATGCACATGTCAAAAGGATTTTGAGAAAGCTTTGTTTTTTTATAACTGTCCGACAGTCCAAGTAATCACTGAGAATTTGATACGTGGTCGCTTTAACAAAACCATATGTATGTTTAGAACAGTGCAAGTGACCATGGGATCTTAAAGGTGAAAAGATTTTCATTTAtatttgttaaataatgggattgatgagaaagattatgatatGCCTTTAGGCCTATCCCAAAGAGAATCCAGTAATTCTTTGTCGTGAATATCTGAATTGGTTGTTTGCTGTTCAAATAGATGGATAAGGAAGAGAGTAAGATGAAGAAGATATTAGATTGGAATGTTGTGATTCCAACAACTTACAAAGAATATATTCCAAGAAGAAACCAAACAAGTCTGTATTGAGTGCTAGAGACTAGTTCAATGGTCCAAAGAAGTGGGCAATATGGGAAGTAGTTTTCAACTTTTAGCCATAAAAATGTTGTGTTGTACGTGGCTAAGTTAATAGTGGTAGCTACTGTCAGTTTACTCATAAAAGCATTTCTGAGTTCTCACCACCCTCTTTGTAGAATGGTCCCCTAGTTTTTTGAAAACGAAATGTAACTAAAACTTTACGGAAATTACAGGGAACATTTATACTGGGAACTGTAGTCCTAGAATAGGTTGCTGAGGCTACAAgttattgtttttattattaataattgaTATTATTATGTATGTTTCATTCAAAAAGGAGGTATCAATTGACACATAGTCCTTACCCATAGTCAGTGGCGGAACATAGCGTCTAAGGTGCAAGGGGCATCAATTGACACTCCTTCCTCGAAAATTATACGGTTTAGAAAGGTTAAAATTTTGTTTTTATGTATATACTCTATGTGTTGAATGTCGAGGGTCCATTGAAAACAACATCTATATCCTCACacggtaggggtaaggtctacgtacacactatcctcctcagaccccacgGTATATGatattactgggtatgttgttgttgttgtactctatGTGTTGAATCCCATTGAGTTCTTTGAttattagtttttaaaattttgacaCCCCTTAAAAAAAAAATCTACACTACTGCACATAGTGGTATTTAAAATCTTGATTCCTCGTTGCTGATCTTGTAACTTTTGAGGACTGGATCGAGTCTAGTTTTTATCAAAAGGACTTAAAGTAAAATCCCACAAACCTAAAAATATTAAGAAGAGCTAGGCATCATGCACTTACCAAAGATTTAGGCACAAACGTTAAAATTTTCCATTGAAATGAAGAATTTCATCGCTAAATTGATTTATCTTTGTATTTAATCCGTAGATCTTTGTCATAACTGATTTGATTTTGCTttattgagccgagggtcttccgCAAATAGCCTATTTATCTTTATAAGGTAGGGATAAGAGCCGCATACATATTATCCTTCCCAAACCTTACTTTTGGGAATACAttggatatgttgttgttgttaatccAAAATTGTTAAACATAATCAGAGTGATAACCAAGAAATACACTAGTCATTTACAATGCTATTTGTCAAATGATACTAGCTCTATACAGAAGTTTGCAGTTCCGATTTTTTTCCACAATGCTAGAGACTAAGAGAGTAAGGTTTAAAACTCAGTAGTCAGTAGAGACAAAGAAATTTAGATGGTATCCTATAATCAAGCTTGATGGGCAGAATTAATTGGTGGAAGGCAGCAAATATTTAATGAAATGCGATAAAAAATTATCTGCATTAGATGTTTACACCTAATaagtaaataatatatttttagaaACATGATTATTATTAAACAATAGTTAATTAATACAAATGTAGGTACCTTAATCATGGTACTAACTTAAATGCAGGTAATTAATACAAATGAAGGTCTAAATATCTTATGCATATCAGTGCATGCAAATTGATTCGGATGTCAtagtaaaaagaaaagaaaaacaaatatatGTACTAGTACGTATCGTATAACCAGAAGGGATTATCGGCTCAAAGCGTTAACTGTGGTGCGGCTTGTGAGCCAGCCACTCTTAAGTCTTACTCGCTCTGGTCCGCGGTAAGTGATTTTTCGGCGG
This sequence is a window from Nicotiana tomentosiformis chromosome 5, ASM39032v3, whole genome shotgun sequence. Protein-coding genes within it:
- the LOC104108406 gene encoding pentatricopeptide repeat-containing protein At1g28690, mitochondrial, translating into MINAKIPKFKSLVPLKETEINHLLWPPKFSSLPLALQHYINSDTPIHGQKIHSYIFKTGYKPNTNICIKLIILHLKSSCLFYARQLFDEMRQPTLSAYNYMISGYVKHGFVLESFDMVKKLCLSGETPDAYTLSMILKGSTSSYAESYSPYIGKQVHAQIFKCVIEGDDVLYTALVDSYVKSGRVDYARRVFDLMLEKDVVCSTSLITGYMNQCYIEDAEDVFSRTTEKDVVVFNAMIEGYSKQVENAKKAIEVYIDMQRLGFRPNISTFASIIGACSALAEFEIGQQVQGQLMKTELIEHVKIGSALIDMYSKCGLVEDARRVFNYMPEKNVFSWTSMIDGYGKNGYPNEALELFSVMQIDHLIVPNYVTFLSALSACAHSGLVAKGREIFESMERDYSMKPRMEHYACMVDILGRSGSLNQALEFVINMTERPDSDVWAALLSSCRLHGDVELANLAANELFKLSSGSRPGAYVALSNALADAGRWDGVSELREIMKIRGISKGTGFSWVGGDSSLKAFFAEQHI